The Hydra vulgaris chromosome 05, alternate assembly HydraT2T_AEP genome includes the window AAATTCTGTGGCTTTCCatctttttagtttatttaaagatCTAGGCTGCCTTGCACATTCACTTGGCAGCTTCTAAAAGCTTCTAAAAAACCCTCAAAAAGATTTGATATCTTGTTGATTTGTGTCTGGGAGAGCCTGCATATTCTTGGaccttcctttaaaaaaaaagtaactgcTTAACAACACCTAACATAACTAGATGCATAGAGTCAAGTAAGAAATTCTGAACACAAGAAATATTGTAATCAAGAAGAATACTTCTCTTTAACTGATAACCTGGGTAATTACCTTGGAAAAAGCCAATATCGTGAGTACCAATATAATGAGTTGAATTTTCATATTGGCAGGAAATTAAAATGCTTGTAACCGATTAAAGACTGACATCAAAATAACATGGAATAACTAACATCGAACATCTGACATCGATTCAACTTAAGATTTTGTCAGTTGATGTCGTCAATGAAAATCTAACTGAATTCCAATGTTAGATTGACAttgggtgcccactgggtagctaagcatatctaataaaaagcactaaataaaaaaagaaaaaaaaatctttttttgaaaaattttaacatcgtttttaaaaatgtaattcaaaACAACACAATGTAAATCAACGTatgtataattaataatataaaaaagattttctaaaagtagcaccgtaaaagttttaaattattactttaactaataatacttgacTCAAAGATATAATATACCTTTTAAATGCTTTCTTTTTTCAGGAAACCAAAATGAGCTcgtttacttttaaaaacagtgaattagaaaaaaaaaagagaaatttcGAGTTGTCTGAACTGCCTCTAAACTTCTCTGATTTAATTGGTGAAGGTAGTTCAGCTAAAGTGTACAAGTCAGTTGTACAGAAGAAAATTGCAgcagttaaagtttttaaaatccaatTTTCAAAGAAACGTGTTTGGACGGTTTCTGATCAATTAAGACAACTCCAGCATAAAAATATCGTTCAATTCTATGGGTTTAGTTTACGCCCTACAGCTCTTTGTTTTGAGATTTGCTGTGTTCAACTTGACGATGTGATTGTACATtccttaaaagatttattaaatattctaaatgacaataattatttcaaattaagtGAAAGGGTTGACTATATAACTCAAGCATGCAAAGGAATAGATTATCTCCaccaaaaaaatatcattcatCGGGATATCAAACCAAATAACATGCTAGTGAGTGGCACTTTAGAAAATCTCATAGTAAAAATTTCAGACTTTGGAGATatgacaacaataaaaaatacaacaacaagTAACATAACAACTGCAAATGGATCAAAATTAGAGGGTTTAACAATAAGCTATGTAGCCCcagaaattgctaaaaaaaatacgaGTTTTCTTTCTGTATGGACAGATATTTATGCTATTGCTGTTTCAAGCTTTGAAATTTTATCTAACCTTAGCTCACCTTGGGAAAATATACTGCCATTCTCgatgcaattaaaaacaatgaaagacCAGATGTCAGCATATTAAGAAATCTCTATCCTGAAAATGAGAAGGAGATTTCTAAACTTATTCACCTAATAACATTAGGTTGGAAAACATTACCAGAAGAGAGATTACCACTGGcagatgtaaaaaaagtttttttaaattaccaagtatttgtttactttcattttcaaaaaaatatttattttgattttatagttTCTCAGAGAATTGACTTTAGTAAGTAGTAAAAGATTGGATGTAGAAAATGGAAATGTAAGTcacactttttaacattttctagtATTTTACGACTCATCCTTAGGCTTAACAAAATGATAGTATACAAATCTCTCCTTAGAATGAACCAGAAGTCATTATTGAAAATGTTCCTGACTCGGTAAGTGGTAGCAACTTTTAGCATACAACTTATAACTTTATCTCCTACTTCTTACAGCATATTATGTTTTGGAGCTAATAATCAATACATTTAATAGCTAATACTTTACAGTTTCATTTTTCAGCATGAAGACTCTTGTTTATCGAGAGAACCACATGTCACAACAAtaactgttgaaaaaaaatcagtatgTAACTCCATTTCCTATTATTATTccttatattgttttttacacataagatattttaatattaaaatttttaaaaatattttaatacattaccataaaaaaaagattttttacaattacCATTTTAGCGGCGTCTTCCTCCAACtgaaatagcaaaaaattatatatcaatgatGACAGATCCTGATTTTATATAcaagaaatttattaacaaaacaaaaggtCAGGAGATAACTTTAAGTTTGGAAAggtaatataaaaagtatttacaaatattGTAAACATAACTTTTTGGTTTACGTAGGATATGGAGTTTTTGCAtgtaaaaacattcaaaaaggAGAATTTATAGTTCAGTACAGGGGGGATTTATGCCTAAAGTGCGAAAtgatagaaaaagaaaaagtatacgAACAAACTAATGCTGGGAGTTATGTATATGACTTTATGCACAATAACATTGAATACAGGTAATAAACTtatcttgtttatttctattttgatattaaaggcattatattaaatctttttaaattttagtattgaTGCCACTTCTCATGAGGAATACTTGGCTCGGTATGTCAATGACTCTAAATACTTTCCGAATGCagtaatgaaaaaagttttaactgaagatcgaaatccacatttgtgtttatttgcattaaaagaAATCAAACCTAATGAAGAAATTGTATACTTTTATGGTGTTGATGGTTTAACATGGCATGCAGCGGTAAGGTTTTTCAATTTGGCGATTGTAACGtataataaaacctattttttagTTTCGGTATTACtcataaaagaaaagaaaatttgtataacaagaaaaaaaaatttttaaatagcaaaattttgtaacatttgAAAACTCTAGAGatagattaaaatattatataaatattgaataaatataaagtatttgaaacagttttaaagttttgtttatatactttaagGAGTTAGAAAGGAAACAAGAGCAAATTAAGGAGTCAAAGGTAAAtgatatttttctaattatttgaGAATCTGTCTGTTAGTGAGATCAATACCATATAAACGTTTACTAAATATCAGCTACTAAAAAGTAACTGTATATGCACTAAGTAAAATTTGACTTAGTcgagtattatatattatagtattatataaatattttttatattgtagagtaataaatcaaaaaaaaaacaaagctgaaATAAAACTGGCACAGAAACAGTCGCAAACAAATCAAGAGTTAGAATTTAAACTTAGAAAAAATGTTGCAGAAAATCCTCTATTTTTAATTAGTGATAAAAATCaagtatctttttttattactacttCTAAAACTTTAGtgcattttcaaattaaatggAAAACACAAATACTATACACaacaagaaaatgaaacaaaaaataatcagtAATCAACTTTATGTAAATGCAAAACAATATCCTTTCTGTTTTTTAGAATTTCTCAGACTCAGTGAAGAAAGACGCTTCTAATGATGTTAAAAATGAAGTGAGTTAGTTctttagtaaaaacaaaaaagtaattaaagtaTCAACTCTTGCATTGAGCATCTAACACTATTTCAACTTAAGAATCCCCTTATATTGATAGAAACTTTAgaataatatttcattttttttataattcagcTTGTAATATTCTGAGTATGCTTACAGATGAATTTGTATGAATgatgaaacttttaattttgactTTGTATTTGGttctttttaatga containing:
- the LOC136080691 gene encoding N-lysine methyltransferase KMT5A-like; its protein translation is MMTDPDFIYKKFINKTKGYGVFACKNIQKGEFIVQYRGDLCLKCEMIEKEKVYEQTNAGSYVYDFMHNNIEYSIDATSHEEYLARYVNDSKYFPNAVMKKVLTEDRNPHLCLFALKEIKPNEEIVYFYGVDGLTWHAAELERKQEQIKESKVNDIFLII